In one Mucilaginibacter sp. PAMB04168 genomic region, the following are encoded:
- a CDS encoding PA2169 family four-helix-bundle protein translates to MESIGKASLKSKEQVINDLNEILNLVNDGKEGYQSAAEATENPELQALFLKLSGERIVYAAELKEHIATHGEDADNENGGLLGGLHRTWLTIKQALSSKEDKAILNAITTGEKAAIEKYNECIADYADHADHLTLLTEQRDGIKAALVEIEKQIIQQGA, encoded by the coding sequence ATGGAAAGCATTGGAAAAGCATCATTAAAGAGTAAAGAACAGGTTATAAATGATCTTAATGAGATCCTGAATCTTGTAAATGATGGTAAAGAGGGGTATCAGTCAGCAGCAGAAGCAACTGAAAATCCGGAGCTACAAGCATTATTTCTGAAGCTCTCAGGAGAACGGATTGTTTACGCAGCAGAGCTGAAAGAGCATATCGCCACGCATGGAGAGGATGCTGATAATGAAAATGGCGGTTTACTGGGTGGGTTACACCGTACCTGGTTAACTATAAAACAAGCATTAAGCAGCAAGGAGGACAAAGCTATTTTAAATGCTATTACCACCGGTGAGAAAGCCGCTATAGAAAAATACAACGAATGCATAGCTGACTATGCAGATCATGCAGACCACCTGACACTGCTAACCGAGCAGCGCGACGGCATAAAAGCCGCACTGGTTGAGATTGAGAAGCAGATCATTCAACAAGGTGCATAA
- a CDS encoding alpha/beta hydrolase, with translation MRRLPIMMLGLGLLLNLLNAKAQTVVPLYKIVPNAKESSIREVNDTTVKRGKVSKVVFPTLTAYLPDAALANGTAVIICPGGGYSYLVVNDEGRNVARELNTRGIAAFVLKYRLPNDETMQNKEIGPLQDAQRAIQIVRQRAAEWHIAPDKIGIAGFSAGGHLASTLSTHYQKALIANPDSISLRPNFSILVYPVISFQDSLLHKGSKKALIGENASAEKTKEYSNEMQVTDNTPPAFLIHSANDKVVPVGNSINYFKSLSAHGVKAEIHIYQAGGHGYGLNNTTTNDKWINHLYNWLSSNHLIP, from the coding sequence ATGAGAAGATTACCAATTATGATGCTTGGACTAGGCCTTTTGCTTAATTTACTTAATGCAAAGGCTCAAACCGTTGTGCCACTTTATAAAATTGTGCCCAATGCCAAAGAGAGTAGTATACGCGAGGTTAATGACACTACCGTTAAGCGCGGCAAGGTAAGTAAAGTAGTTTTTCCTACACTTACAGCCTATTTACCAGATGCAGCTTTAGCAAACGGAACCGCAGTTATTATTTGCCCAGGCGGTGGTTACTCTTACTTGGTAGTAAATGATGAAGGACGTAATGTTGCCCGTGAGTTGAATACCCGGGGGATTGCCGCGTTTGTTTTAAAATATCGACTACCTAACGATGAGACCATGCAGAATAAAGAGATTGGGCCACTACAGGATGCACAAAGGGCTATACAAATAGTAAGGCAGCGCGCGGCCGAGTGGCACATAGCACCCGACAAAATAGGTATTGCCGGATTTTCGGCAGGTGGTCATTTAGCGTCAACTTTATCCACTCATTACCAAAAAGCACTGATAGCGAACCCCGACAGTATAAGTTTAAGGCCAAATTTCTCGATATTAGTTTACCCTGTCATTAGCTTTCAGGACAGCTTGTTACACAAAGGGTCGAAAAAAGCGCTTATTGGTGAAAATGCCAGTGCAGAGAAGACCAAGGAATATTCTAACGAAATGCAGGTAACTGATAATACACCTCCGGCATTTCTGATTCATAGTGCCAACGACAAAGTAGTACCGGTAGGAAATAGCATTAACTATTTTAAATCGTTATCCGCACATGGAGTTAAGGCCGAAATACATATATACCAGGCTGGTGGGCACGGTTATGGCCTGAACAATACGACTACAAATGACAAGTGGATTAATCACTTATATAATTGGCTATCGTCAAACCACCTGATACCTTGA
- a CDS encoding sialidase family protein: protein MLVTACSKKNQLPEKLPADNIVDAKTENDVTDPPPFFTIFPESGNTTYHSYRIPAIIRSKNGVLIALAEARKNSDDDWGDIDIVCRRLLKTSTDEVKPGITNAEWTSQTVIAGNNNVVLDDIPNVPSDAVAESYSNQGTFGNPTLVTDQTTGRVWLFMSFNDKDHCQSCNKVAGDGTYDQYSNVTKYGDRRLFLCYSDDDGATWSTPVDMTQELTPNTYKWDAVGPGIGIQKRFVSLENTLIIPANGRNLYKTPTGSWSYATVPSGTSESTIIERPDGKLLRNDRKAPAPDITDLANRYRQTSASTDLLNWTAPFQNNTKLMDPICQASILRYTDGSTTNKSRVMFMNSNHQTQRRHPAIRISYNEAIDWPIIRSIPNNGSGILGGYTSLVKTADNMTGALIEYNSTTSMNIQYHKISLGWILNGNPEP, encoded by the coding sequence ATGTTAGTAACGGCATGCAGCAAAAAAAACCAGTTACCCGAAAAGTTGCCTGCAGATAATATCGTAGACGCCAAGACCGAAAATGATGTAACTGACCCGCCTCCGTTTTTTACTATATTTCCCGAATCAGGAAATACCACCTATCACAGCTATCGCATTCCGGCTATCATCCGCTCAAAAAACGGTGTTTTAATCGCTCTTGCCGAAGCACGAAAGAACAGTGATGATGATTGGGGCGATATCGACATTGTTTGCAGAAGGCTGTTAAAAACATCTACTGATGAAGTAAAGCCTGGAATAACAAACGCAGAGTGGACTTCGCAAACCGTTATTGCCGGTAACAACAACGTTGTACTGGACGATATTCCTAATGTACCCTCAGATGCGGTAGCCGAAAGCTACAGTAACCAGGGTACTTTTGGTAACCCTACGCTGGTAACAGATCAAACTACCGGCCGCGTATGGTTGTTCATGTCATTTAACGATAAGGATCATTGTCAAAGCTGTAATAAAGTTGCAGGCGATGGTACGTATGACCAGTATAGTAATGTAACTAAATATGGCGATCGCAGGCTTTTTTTATGTTACAGCGACGACGATGGCGCAACCTGGTCTACACCGGTTGACATGACCCAGGAGTTAACGCCAAACACTTATAAGTGGGATGCCGTAGGACCAGGGATTGGTATCCAAAAGCGGTTTGTGTCTCTCGAGAATACTTTGATAATCCCGGCAAATGGAAGAAATCTGTACAAAACGCCTACAGGCTCTTGGAGCTATGCTACCGTTCCGAGCGGAACAAGCGAAAGCACTATTATAGAAAGGCCTGACGGCAAATTATTAAGAAACGATCGTAAGGCACCTGCACCAGATATAACCGATTTAGCTAACAGATACAGGCAAACGTCAGCTTCTACTGATTTGCTCAACTGGACAGCACCTTTTCAGAACAACACTAAGTTAATGGATCCGATCTGCCAGGCGTCTATATTAAGATATACCGATGGCTCTACTACCAACAAAAGCCGGGTAATGTTCATGAACTCCAATCATCAAACCCAACGAAGACATCCGGCTATAAGAATTTCGTATAACGAAGCGATAGATTGGCCTATAATACGTTCAATACCCAATAACGGGTCGGGTATTCTTGGCGGCTATACCAGTTTAGTAAAAACAGCCGATAACATGACCGGAGCTTTAATTGAGTATAATTCCACTACATCCATGAATATTCAATATCATAAAATTAGCCTAGGCTGGATATTGAACGGTAACCCGGAACCGTAA
- a CDS encoding GntR family transcriptional regulator: MVIHNNLSKDIERVPTDTMADVVELRLRDYFKRKSFKPGDALPKELELAEALGVSRNVVREALSRLRMLGMIESKKKRGMILSSPDILGAFERILDPLIMTEDALKDLFELRLVLEMGLADILFINVTDKAINELEQIAKSEVHAPMEFRIKNEIAFHGKLYEIAGNDTLKRFQIMLLPVFGFVIKMEKEVTYGKVTHRDLVELLKKGNKDDFRQGMYEHLKPHFDRLKK; the protein is encoded by the coding sequence ATGGTTATTCATAACAATTTAAGTAAAGACATAGAGCGGGTACCAACAGATACTATGGCCGATGTAGTAGAGCTCCGTTTACGGGATTATTTTAAGAGGAAATCTTTTAAACCGGGCGATGCACTGCCAAAAGAACTTGAACTGGCTGAAGCTTTAGGTGTAAGCCGTAATGTTGTTAGAGAAGCGCTAAGCAGATTGCGAATGCTGGGTATGATTGAGTCGAAAAAGAAAAGGGGAATGATATTATCCAGCCCAGACATACTTGGCGCTTTCGAGCGTATACTCGATCCGCTGATTATGACTGAAGATGCACTGAAGGATCTTTTTGAGTTACGTCTTGTATTGGAGATGGGACTTGCCGATATCCTGTTCATCAATGTTACCGATAAGGCTATCAATGAGCTCGAACAAATTGCAAAGAGTGAAGTTCATGCACCGATGGAATTCAGGATTAAAAATGAGATTGCATTTCACGGCAAACTGTATGAAATTGCAGGCAATGATACGCTCAAGCGCTTTCAGATCATGCTGTTACCTGTTTTTGGATTTGTTATTAAAATGGAAAAAGAGGTTACCTACGGCAAGGTAACGCACCGCGATTTAGTTGAGCTGCTAAAAAAAGGTAATAAAGATGATTTTAGGCAGGGAATGTATGAGCACTTGAAACCCCATTTTGACAGGTTGAAAAAATAA
- a CDS encoding sialidase family protein: MKSLIKSAMWRKALPICFVVLLVLIKPGYCFVKDSVAINHIYKAGEGGYACFRIPALITTTNDALLAFAEARKADCGDSGDIDLVVKRSDNGGKTWGAMQLVWSDSTNTCGNPVPIVDRTNGHIVLISTWNLGTDHEKDIIAGTSKDGRRVYVLQSDNQGKSWSKPREITSSVKMTNWTWYATGPCHGLQIENGQHKGRLVVPVNHIEAPSNKNFSHTIYSDDHGATWKLGSNTPQDMMNETTLAEISGSRLMLNMRNANRSIRTRNTSTSTDGGQTWSNVRNDSVLVEPICQGSLLNFNIRKKPVLLFINPANKAKRMNLTLRMSYDDGQTWPVSEIIYPGPSAYSDISIYKNKNVAVLYECGVAKPYEGIAFKVVSKFLNKP, encoded by the coding sequence ATGAAATCATTAATCAAGAGTGCAATGTGGCGTAAAGCATTGCCTATCTGTTTTGTAGTATTGCTGGTTTTAATAAAACCAGGTTATTGTTTTGTAAAAGACAGCGTAGCAATAAACCACATTTACAAAGCAGGGGAGGGTGGCTATGCCTGTTTTAGGATACCGGCACTAATAACAACCACAAATGATGCGTTATTGGCATTTGCCGAAGCCCGCAAAGCTGATTGCGGCGATTCGGGCGATATAGATCTCGTTGTAAAAAGATCTGATAATGGGGGCAAGACGTGGGGGGCCATGCAGTTGGTTTGGAGTGACTCGACTAATACCTGCGGCAACCCTGTACCCATCGTGGACCGAACCAACGGGCATATTGTGTTAATCAGTACCTGGAATTTGGGCACTGATCATGAAAAAGATATTATAGCCGGTACCAGCAAGGATGGGCGCCGGGTTTATGTGTTACAATCTGACAACCAGGGCAAAAGCTGGTCCAAACCCCGCGAAATCACCTCTTCTGTTAAAATGACCAACTGGACCTGGTATGCTACAGGACCCTGCCACGGCTTGCAAATAGAAAACGGCCAGCACAAGGGCAGGTTGGTTGTTCCTGTTAATCATATAGAAGCGCCTTCTAATAAGAATTTTTCTCATACCATTTATTCGGACGATCATGGGGCAACCTGGAAGTTAGGCAGCAACACCCCACAGGATATGATGAATGAGACGACTTTGGCAGAAATTAGTGGTAGCCGCCTGATGCTTAACATGCGCAATGCAAACCGTAGCATACGCACCCGAAATACGAGTACAAGTACCGATGGGGGGCAAACCTGGAGTAATGTAAGAAATGACAGCGTGCTGGTTGAACCTATTTGCCAGGGGAGCTTGCTTAACTTCAACATCCGCAAAAAGCCGGTGCTGCTGTTTATTAACCCTGCAAACAAAGCGAAGCGCATGAATTTAACACTGCGCATGAGTTACGATGACGGGCAAACCTGGCCCGTTTCAGAAATAATTTATCCTGGCCCATCTGCCTATTCAGACATTTCCATTTATAAGAATAAAAATGTGGCTGTATTGTATGAGTGTGGCGTCGCTAAACCTTACGAAGGCATTGCTTTTAAAGTAGTTAGTAAGTTTTTAAACAAGCCATAA
- a CDS encoding sulfatase, producing MVDDFRPALGCYGDRVAVSPNIDRLAAMGTIFKSAYCQQAVCAPSRASFMTGKKPDHTKVWNLTTHFRKALPNVITMPEYFKSNGYYARQIGKIYHDPKAAQDARSWSVPELFAVTTNLGKYVLDSNLVRAPKANAAEAANVADSAYIDGMVANAAIKELQLVQKKPFFLAVGFRRPHLPFSAPLKYWNNNAGKVFPLSTDTAAGLHVPRYSIHHSVELRGYQDIPDLGPINKELSAELIKGYYTAVSFTDEQIGKVLSELSRLKLDQSTIVVILSDHGFHLGEHGMWGKTTNSKIDTRVPLIIYDPSQTKAPRATVATVELVDLYATLSDLCGLPIPKTDGQSFANIIKGKPYLGRGMAFSQFPDDMKFDQQPKVMGYAIHNNRFGYTEWIDVPTGKVLAQELYDYHADPAENANVAAKPKYRRQVAFFHQQVDLYRK from the coding sequence GTGGTAGACGATTTTCGGCCTGCGTTAGGATGTTACGGCGACCGCGTAGCCGTATCGCCTAATATTGACAGGTTGGCCGCCATGGGTACCATTTTTAAATCAGCGTATTGCCAGCAGGCTGTATGCGCACCTTCCAGAGCATCGTTCATGACCGGAAAGAAGCCTGATCATACTAAGGTGTGGAATTTAACCACACATTTTAGAAAAGCGCTGCCCAATGTGATAACCATGCCTGAGTACTTTAAAAGTAACGGCTACTACGCACGGCAAATTGGCAAGATTTATCATGATCCTAAAGCTGCCCAGGATGCCCGTTCATGGAGTGTTCCGGAGCTATTTGCTGTTACCACAAACCTGGGCAAGTATGTTTTGGATTCTAATTTAGTACGGGCACCCAAAGCTAACGCAGCAGAGGCGGCCAATGTAGCTGACAGCGCTTATATTGATGGTATGGTAGCTAATGCCGCTATAAAGGAGTTGCAGTTGGTGCAAAAGAAGCCTTTCTTTTTGGCTGTTGGCTTCAGGCGGCCTCACTTGCCTTTTAGTGCGCCGCTTAAGTATTGGAATAACAATGCCGGCAAGGTATTCCCTTTATCAACTGATACTGCTGCGGGTTTGCATGTGCCCAGGTATTCCATACACCATTCAGTTGAGTTAAGAGGATATCAGGATATTCCGGATTTAGGGCCAATAAATAAGGAACTATCAGCCGAGTTAATTAAGGGATATTATACAGCCGTGTCGTTTACTGATGAGCAAATCGGAAAAGTGCTTAGTGAGCTTAGTCGGCTCAAACTTGATCAAAGCACTATAGTAGTAATATTAAGTGATCATGGCTTTCATTTGGGCGAGCACGGTATGTGGGGTAAAACAACCAATTCAAAAATTGACACACGTGTACCACTTATTATTTACGATCCTTCACAAACAAAAGCACCGCGAGCAACGGTAGCAACAGTTGAGTTGGTTGACTTGTATGCTACATTATCTGATTTGTGCGGATTGCCCATTCCCAAAACCGATGGGCAAAGCTTTGCTAATATTATAAAAGGAAAACCTTACTTAGGAAGGGGCATGGCCTTTAGTCAGTTTCCCGACGACATGAAATTTGACCAGCAGCCTAAGGTTATGGGTTATGCCATTCATAACAACCGTTTTGGTTACACAGAGTGGATAGATGTGCCTACCGGTAAAGTGCTGGCGCAGGAATTATACGATTACCACGCAGACCCTGCTGAAAATGCCAACGTAGCAGCAAAGCCTAAATACCGCCGGCAAGTGGCGTTTTTCCATCAACAAGTAGATTTATACCGTAAATAA
- a CDS encoding SusC/RagA family TonB-linked outer membrane protein — MKLKLNYIVGCLLLLAFSMVKAQTGTPITVSGTVTDGTKNEMLPGVSVTVKGSSTGAITDVNGKFTVKAPSPNAVLVFTYVGYDNQEVPVNGRSQLNVSMAANSKSLSEIVVVGYTTQTRDKNTAAISSLDTKQLVNTANPSPLAAIQGKIAGVSLPLSNGQPGSAPANIIIRGGTKANVYGSGTGNANGTQYLNSEGSSPLVVIDGVYRTINDINPDDIETLQVMKDAASTAIYGARGANGVIVVKTKGGKFGQGKINVTLNYRTNREVPTGKRDYMSAAEYLVLARTTMQNTTDPLDKNFYLTNGGFSAGYKLFTAKGQYGVDPYTTALLSNIVAIEGQGYVNNLLAKGYQTMPDPINPANTLLYYDNNYQNLLWNTVTTNTYNLGIDGGSQNSSFNVSFNYVDQPGTFVGTKYKRYSGLANFSFKASNNVQINTSLNYQNIQPNYVNGYTNELVRATRVTPLVRIFKDDGTPSFGEVTSTRNRFHTLAYDNYQISTERTVSRVDLDWNIIKGLHFRPAVSYMMTDYSNQFNRKAYNDLVQLPAPRLKVDSTNNQRQLMIDQVLQYDHTFKNDHHLSVLGGFSYQLNKLHYVDISSQRGSNDYVTTISENPTTVINGSTVSNVLPTNYGTFSRVDKTASIYGQFGYDFKGKYLLNATVRRDGFSNFAPNNRYAFFPSVAAGWNIYKESFWKDNNAVSTLKLRGSWGQVGASDLQYTDTYGGYTANAYNTLSGIQRSNLANPNLKWETTETTDLAIDAGFLKDRITLTVDLYNKLTKDRLDSKPLPAEAPFSSIFFNNGTLRNRGIEVELGATVLRLKDFQWRTNIAYAYNSQKIISLPFNGRLKNRQGGGVIADPNTGKDMEVGGLAEGERPYGYYAWQVVKVFSTEAEAAEWNKTHKDLVPTSVGQANGKHAGDYEFQDVNNDGVIDSKDLVFQGYKTPNVTGGMQNTFTYKNFTLRFNMDFALGHVISDGGLARELGVGRAFNEGAPREALGNNIWKQSGDGDKKYARYSFADANFGQFNYIRQASSDVGTGSAYASDVSRMIAKGDFLAFRELYLAYNLPKSILSKIKATGLTVFVSGTNLGYLTAYKGQNPETYTGFDPGGYPRPRQYTFGASLRF, encoded by the coding sequence ATGAAACTTAAACTCAACTACATTGTTGGTTGCCTTCTCTTGCTGGCATTCAGCATGGTGAAGGCGCAAACGGGTACACCGATAACCGTGTCCGGCACAGTTACCGATGGAACCAAAAACGAAATGCTTCCGGGTGTGAGTGTTACCGTTAAAGGTAGCAGCACCGGCGCCATTACTGATGTTAACGGTAAGTTCACTGTAAAAGCTCCATCTCCTAATGCTGTACTGGTATTTACCTATGTAGGCTACGACAATCAGGAAGTGCCTGTAAATGGCCGTTCTCAACTTAACGTTTCTATGGCGGCCAACAGCAAATCGCTTTCAGAAATTGTAGTAGTGGGTTACACCACTCAAACCCGCGATAAAAATACCGCTGCCATCAGTTCGCTTGATACTAAGCAGTTGGTAAATACGGCTAATCCAAGCCCGCTGGCAGCTATACAAGGTAAAATAGCCGGTGTTTCTTTGCCTTTATCAAATGGTCAGCCCGGTTCGGCGCCGGCCAATATCATTATTCGCGGCGGTACCAAGGCTAACGTATACGGTTCTGGTACAGGTAATGCCAATGGTACACAATACCTAAATTCAGAAGGTTCGAGCCCATTGGTAGTTATTGATGGTGTGTACCGTACCATCAATGACATTAACCCCGACGATATTGAAACGCTTCAGGTAATGAAAGATGCTGCATCGACGGCAATTTATGGTGCACGTGGTGCCAATGGTGTTATTGTGGTTAAAACTAAAGGGGGCAAATTTGGGCAGGGCAAAATTAACGTTACGCTCAACTACCGCACTAACCGCGAGGTGCCTACCGGTAAACGCGATTACATGTCGGCTGCAGAATATTTAGTGCTGGCGCGTACTACTATGCAAAATACCACCGATCCGTTGGATAAGAATTTTTACTTGACCAACGGCGGTTTCTCTGCCGGTTATAAACTGTTCACCGCCAAAGGACAGTATGGTGTAGATCCCTATACTACTGCACTTTTAAGCAATATTGTGGCCATAGAGGGGCAGGGATATGTAAATAACCTGCTTGCAAAAGGTTATCAAACCATGCCCGATCCTATTAACCCGGCAAACACATTGCTGTATTACGATAACAATTATCAAAACTTGCTATGGAACACGGTTACCACTAATACCTATAACCTGGGTATAGATGGTGGCAGCCAGAATTCGAGCTTTAACGTATCGTTTAACTACGTTGACCAACCAGGCACGTTTGTAGGTACTAAATATAAGCGTTACAGTGGGTTAGCTAATTTCAGCTTCAAAGCAAGTAATAACGTTCAAATCAACACTTCGTTAAACTATCAAAACATTCAACCTAATTACGTAAATGGTTATACCAACGAATTAGTAAGGGCTACAAGGGTAACACCGCTTGTAAGAATATTTAAAGACGACGGAACGCCAAGTTTTGGTGAGGTAACCAGTACACGCAACCGTTTCCACACGCTGGCTTACGATAATTATCAGATATCTACAGAACGTACCGTTTCGCGGGTTGATTTGGACTGGAATATTATAAAAGGACTGCATTTCAGGCCAGCCGTGTCATACATGATGACTGATTACAGCAACCAGTTTAATCGTAAGGCTTACAATGATCTTGTTCAGCTGCCTGCGCCAAGGTTAAAGGTAGATAGTACAAACAATCAGCGCCAGTTAATGATAGACCAGGTTTTGCAGTATGACCATACTTTCAAAAATGATCATCATTTATCGGTATTGGGTGGTTTCAGTTATCAACTAAACAAATTGCATTATGTGGATATCAGCTCGCAGCGCGGTAGTAACGATTATGTAACCACCATTAGCGAGAACCCAACAACAGTAATAAACGGAAGTACGGTATCTAACGTTTTGCCCACTAATTACGGCACTTTCTCCAGGGTTGATAAAACCGCCAGTATTTACGGCCAATTCGGCTATGATTTTAAAGGCAAATACCTTTTAAATGCTACAGTTAGGCGCGATGGTTTCTCAAACTTTGCACCCAATAACCGGTATGCTTTCTTCCCTTCCGTAGCAGCTGGCTGGAATATCTATAAGGAGAGTTTTTGGAAAGATAATAATGCCGTAAGCACACTTAAACTGCGTGGCAGTTGGGGGCAGGTAGGCGCCTCCGACTTACAATACACCGATACTTACGGCGGCTATACAGCTAACGCGTATAACACACTTTCGGGTATACAACGGTCAAACTTGGCCAATCCTAATCTTAAATGGGAAACCACAGAAACCACAGATCTGGCTATTGACGCTGGTTTCTTAAAAGATAGGATTACATTAACGGTTGATCTTTATAATAAATTGACCAAAGACCGGCTTGATTCTAAACCGCTGCCTGCCGAAGCTCCTTTCTCTTCTATTTTCTTTAACAACGGTACATTGCGTAACAGAGGTATTGAAGTTGAGTTGGGCGCAACTGTGCTACGCTTAAAAGATTTTCAGTGGCGCACTAACATAGCTTACGCCTACAATTCACAAAAAATCATTTCGTTACCCTTCAACGGCCGCTTAAAAAACCGGCAGGGAGGTGGTGTTATAGCCGACCCTAATACAGGTAAGGATATGGAAGTAGGCGGTTTGGCCGAAGGCGAACGACCGTACGGTTACTATGCATGGCAGGTAGTAAAGGTGTTTAGTACCGAAGCCGAGGCAGCCGAGTGGAATAAAACACACAAAGATTTGGTACCAACATCAGTAGGGCAGGCCAATGGCAAACATGCCGGCGATTACGAGTTCCAGGATGTTAACAACGATGGTGTAATTGATAGCAAAGACCTTGTTTTTCAGGGCTACAAAACGCCTAATGTAACCGGCGGCATGCAAAACACTTTCACTTACAAAAACTTTACCCTGCGCTTTAATATGGACTTTGCCTTGGGCCATGTCATATCAGACGGTGGCCTTGCACGTGAACTGGGCGTAGGCCGTGCCTTTAATGAAGGTGCACCCAGGGAGGCTTTGGGTAATAACATCTGGAAGCAATCGGGTGACGGGGATAAAAAATACGCCCGCTACTCTTTTGCTGATGCCAATTTTGGGCAATTCAATTATATCAGGCAAGCATCGTCTGATGTAGGAACCGGCAGTGCTTACGCTTCAGACGTTTCCAGAATGATTGCAAAGGGTGATTTCCTGGCTTTTAGAGAACTGTATTTAGCTTATAACCTGCCTAAAAGCATTTTATCAAAGATCAAGGCAACTGGTCTTACAGTATTTGTAAGCGGTACCAATCTGGGTTACTTAACAGCCTATAAGGGTCAAAATCCTGAAACTTACACTGGTTTCGATCCCGGAGGTTACCCGCGCCCACGGCAGTACACATTTGGTGCTTCATTGAGATTTTAA
- a CDS encoding RagB/SusD family nutrient uptake outer membrane protein: MRKIFFAAGLLGLTLAGTTSCNKLLDVTPQSQITGQVYFKSEGDFDPFVIGNYASIRAFANSFTYGTERSEELAQGPNSRLTSVWLQTITPTTNAFNYNGQYRAIGASNLLLEQIEPFQFSSAAVKNRIKAEALCQRAYTYLFLVRVVGDTPLMLQAITDDNVPLLPRAKAADVMKQIFSDLDMAISLFPDKSYANKYRFSWGAAQALKAEAKLWSAKVLGGGATDFNDAIAACAAVETTGVSLLNNFKDVTTTRANAEVIMAAYYQRDETGANYGLNALPYLQSVQNASNLDSIPYAKTTTNGQGGYQISLKSRQLFSGLTNDKRKPFTFITERVGTTVRNSYVIKLPGNVYPDDRVSDNDVIMWRLADVYLMEAEAYAGVNNTTKAIEYLDKVRVRAGNGAYTGATDKATVERAIFDERGRELFFENKRWYDIVRFHFGNTINAYDYVPNLVGKKTPLFWPLSASVLAANSQLVQTAGY, from the coding sequence ATGAGAAAAATATTCTTTGCGGCAGGCCTGTTAGGCTTAACGCTGGCAGGAACAACCTCCTGCAATAAATTATTAGATGTTACACCGCAGTCGCAAATCACTGGACAAGTTTACTTTAAAAGCGAAGGCGATTTCGATCCTTTTGTTATCGGCAATTATGCCTCTATACGCGCATTTGCAAACTCCTTTACTTATGGTACCGAGCGTAGCGAAGAATTGGCGCAAGGGCCAAACTCACGTTTAACAAGCGTGTGGCTGCAAACCATTACGCCTACAACAAATGCCTTTAACTACAACGGGCAGTACAGAGCTATTGGTGCTTCTAACTTACTTTTAGAGCAGATTGAGCCATTCCAATTTAGCAGCGCGGCCGTTAAGAACAGAATAAAAGCCGAAGCTTTATGCCAACGGGCTTATACCTATTTATTTTTGGTTAGGGTTGTTGGTGATACGCCTTTAATGCTGCAGGCCATTACTGACGATAATGTGCCCCTGCTGCCGCGCGCTAAGGCGGCTGATGTGATGAAACAGATATTTTCTGATTTAGACATGGCTATCAGCTTGTTCCCAGATAAATCCTATGCCAATAAGTATCGCTTTAGCTGGGGCGCAGCACAAGCTTTAAAGGCCGAAGCTAAACTTTGGAGTGCCAAAGTACTGGGCGGCGGTGCAACTGACTTTAATGATGCTATTGCCGCATGTGCAGCTGTTGAAACCACGGGTGTAAGCTTATTGAATAACTTTAAAGATGTAACCACCACACGCGCCAATGCAGAGGTTATCATGGCTGCCTATTATCAGCGCGACGAGACTGGTGCCAATTACGGACTAAATGCATTGCCGTACCTGCAAAGTGTGCAAAACGCATCTAATTTAGATAGCATACCTTATGCTAAAACTACAACAAATGGCCAGGGCGGTTACCAAATCAGCCTAAAAAGCCGCCAACTGTTTAGCGGTTTAACTAATGACAAACGCAAGCCGTTTACCTTCATTACCGAGCGCGTTGGCACAACGGTTAGAAATAGCTATGTTATCAAATTGCCGGGTAACGTGTACCCTGATGACCGTGTTTCTGACAATGATGTAATCATGTGGCGGTTGGCCGACGTTTACCTGATGGAAGCTGAAGCTTACGCAGGGGTTAATAACACTACCAAAGCTATCGAATATCTCGACAAGGTGCGCGTACGTGCCGGCAACGGCGCTTATACGGGTGCAACAGATAAAGCTACTGTTGAACGCGCCATATTTGATGAGCGTGGCCGCGAGTTGTTTTTTGAGAACAAACGCTGGTATGATATTGTGCGCTTTCACTTTGGCAACACCATTAATGCTTACGATTATGTGCCAAATCTTGTAGGTAAAAAAACACCATTATTCTGGCCGCTGTCAGCAAGCGTACTTGCTGCAAATTCTCAATTAGTACAAACAGCAGGGTATTAA